A single window of Ferrimonas balearica DSM 9799 DNA harbors:
- a CDS encoding SDR family NAD(P)-dependent oxidoreductase, protein MSMQIVTGAGSGLGRALTLKLVADGHRVAMMGRTPEKLAALAESLGDRVLPISVELSDPQAVHQAFDYAEAWGGAPQWVVHCAGVGQFGALSGLSREAVEAMLNSNLYSTIWVAQEVVRRWGDREAVLANVLSSAAQTGKAHEAVYCATKWGMRGFLESMRAELKGQPLRLVNLYPSGIRSAFWAGSDHVDSSGFMAPEEAAAYIVDALSAKSSCYVIEMSIGRF, encoded by the coding sequence ATGTCCATGCAGATCGTAACCGGTGCGGGCTCAGGGCTGGGGCGCGCCTTAACCCTGAAACTGGTGGCGGACGGCCACCGGGTCGCCATGATGGGACGCACCCCCGAAAAGTTGGCTGCGCTGGCGGAGTCCCTGGGGGATCGGGTGTTGCCGATCAGCGTTGAGCTGTCGGACCCTCAGGCCGTGCATCAGGCGTTTGATTACGCCGAAGCGTGGGGCGGGGCGCCACAGTGGGTGGTGCATTGTGCCGGGGTGGGGCAGTTTGGTGCCCTGTCCGGCCTCAGTCGCGAAGCGGTAGAAGCGATGCTGAACAGCAATCTGTACAGCACCATTTGGGTGGCGCAGGAAGTGGTGCGTCGCTGGGGGGATCGGGAAGCGGTGCTGGCCAATGTGTTGTCGTCGGCAGCCCAGACGGGCAAGGCTCATGAAGCGGTGTATTGCGCCACGAAGTGGGGGATGCGCGGGTTTCTGGAGTCGATGAGGGCGGAGCTGAAAGGGCAGCCCCTTCGCCTGGTCAACCTCTATCCCAGTGGCATCCGCAGCGCTTTCTGGGCCGGCTCTGACCACGTGGACAGCAGCGGTTTTATGGCCCCGGAAGAGGCGGCGGCATACATCGTTGACGCCCTGTCGGCCAAGTCCAGTTGCTACGTCATCGAGATGAGCATCGGCCGCTTCTGA
- a CDS encoding LysR family transcriptional regulator, whose translation MRTNMIEIRHLRHFQMLCRKGSFRAAAELLRISQPTLTRSIQRMEELLEVKLLDRRRSGVVLTPYGEAVLRHGERIVRDVRQMSQELEFIHQKDWVELTIGAGPIPAETLIGPVLGSMTERFPTLNLELRVEGWERLLRLLESGELHYLVEEIEATGLAHREGLAVQPLPPQPVVFCCSPKHPLMARQEVTLADLLQYPLALPRNLPRPFWQRHFPMLTEGPMVAGRRFIRFDHFLAVKPAIQGGQVLALTPQLSVHRELVAGQLALLRVVDMEPIQAHYGILSLKGRTAPPAAQQLLAAIEQQAKVVVREEPELYPC comes from the coding sequence ATGCGCACCAACATGATTGAGATCCGTCATCTGCGTCATTTTCAGATGCTTTGTCGCAAGGGCAGTTTCAGAGCCGCGGCGGAGCTGCTCAGAATCAGCCAGCCCACACTCACCCGCAGCATTCAGCGCATGGAAGAGTTGCTGGAGGTCAAGCTGCTGGACCGTCGTCGCAGCGGAGTGGTGCTGACGCCCTATGGCGAAGCCGTACTGCGCCACGGCGAGCGCATTGTTCGCGACGTGCGGCAAATGAGTCAGGAGCTGGAGTTTATTCACCAAAAGGATTGGGTTGAGCTCACCATCGGAGCGGGCCCGATACCGGCAGAGACCTTGATCGGCCCGGTGTTGGGTTCGATGACAGAGCGCTTCCCCACTCTGAATCTGGAGTTGAGAGTGGAGGGGTGGGAGCGTTTGCTTCGGCTGCTCGAGTCCGGCGAACTGCACTACCTGGTGGAGGAGATTGAGGCGACGGGGTTGGCTCACCGGGAAGGACTGGCCGTGCAACCCTTACCGCCTCAGCCTGTGGTGTTCTGCTGCAGCCCGAAGCACCCGTTGATGGCCCGGCAGGAGGTCACCCTGGCGGACCTGTTGCAGTATCCCCTGGCCCTGCCTCGCAATCTGCCTCGTCCCTTCTGGCAACGACACTTCCCGATGTTGACGGAGGGCCCGATGGTGGCGGGTCGGCGGTTTATCCGGTTTGATCACTTCCTGGCGGTGAAACCGGCGATCCAGGGCGGACAGGTGCTGGCGCTAACCCCGCAGCTGAGTGTTCACCGCGAGTTGGTGGCGGGGCAGCTTGCGCTGTTGCGGGTGGTGGATATGGAGCCGATCCAGGCCCACTACGGCATCCTCTCGCTGAAAGGCCGCACCGCGCCGCCAGCCGCACAACAACTGCTGGCCGCGATTGAGCAGCAGGCAAAAGTGGTCGTGCGGGAGGAGCCGGAACTCTATCCTTGTTAA
- a CDS encoding S8 family serine peptidase: MNIKSVAMMVASALYSAGTLAGAQGTDEQVPTTIDAMALYQHQQQAQAQKAEQQLSPLRRDGLANIPMVPKSAKEKFAPEERFDGTAVYIVQLQDAPVATYDGRLPGLAATRPALQRQQQGQKLFGTGTAGTSGAAISAYTNHLLSAQQELIQQVQGQVRRQFTTAINALSIEMTQQEAMRLAQMPEVAFVQRSRNYELHTDIGPEHVGAPGIWEGTTSHDGGRYTGAGMVVGIIDTGINTRHPSFAAVGGDGYVHTNPRGTGNYLGDCALAEYADRCNDKLIGLYTHDSITGEYGAASGAEPVGEDYNGHGSHVASTVAGNVLYDVDVVAPEFGGGAGIPMGVAMPRISGVAPHANLISYQVCHPVGGCPGEAMLFAIEQAIKDGVDVINMSIGGSESFPWDDAFEMAFLSAREAGVAVALSAGNAGASRGTDSIYTVDHTSPWVLNVAATTHARSIAISGKALEGLSGGDESLNPGTIEGAGISPAFTGEFVLAADFGDARCNSPFAPGTFLENHIVVCERGDIARIEKAVNVRDGGAGGFVLYNTWDEGDEVADDTYVIPGIHLTAEQYYGDWNTPGLLPWLQSGTGLTGTISASQVDRVVNPEDADWLASFSSRGPSSTVEELFSPGIAAPGVDIFAAWTETNPFDPYGDTRAFNAISGTSMASPHVAGMMTLIRQANPQWTAAEVQSALQMTADSQAIKTPYPIYPYPIKVAGIFRAGHGLANVERAVNAGLVMDESADNFRRANPHNGGRVRDLNLPQMINNDCGRVCSWTRTVRATRDGSWAVESVAGEEHPLFWDYALDPTAKVTITPNQFTLKAGESVDLTVSVAFSDIDLAWYDGAYHHAFGEIQFNSTDGRSPGAYWPYLASYAGKALPNSIEVLTHSDQGQQVVPDVSLGVPAGALTAEAYEPVPAEVHQVALPRLQSGVAMVDSEGFWNTELDNVRVFDVTVAEDTALLRAEVFGRLSSSIDDPLNHYADVDLWVLRDYDGDGRLHLSEAICASQLPQTSKGEYCSIEHPEPGTYKVLLANYILYPWENVDTYEFGIVTLGKTPGQTLTTRFDSNAANPKHSDITIEWHQAPEPGQTLYSAVAVQVEGAEPGSVIMMPVNLHGGEPLLTADASQSAARVGEIVELSVLTQANRTGQDRMVDLAVTLPDGLALIPGSLPDLEGLVTTETGLQWQDVQADTSATQAHYQVSTNLDNPQCRTPWAIDYPDGEPLDGKFVDLTRFGFAPSWGTFYEENEWGWGSWVHDVEIPTFANDFQPFDNGDYFRTDKVVLSSRGWVQADYLQYNPWDIGLHQVQMPMPGEDYGTPPDFVLAPWHNARLDPLTWEQEWTLSMYAPHWDPALSSGVYIAYYDHYTLLSWKGAQTHDKSWDMDWNEVVTPRDDRYDFQMFMREHSSHDEGQFEVIMAYDNLDFGSQDGNGVIGLRGYWGPRAGYNPLYGHSGVAFAEDNLKAALSDGLVVCYDIVNDATSQVQLAFQVEVTDAAYGSEQRVDVEAEVGGVGLLTESTTIAVAANILVKAISDQEVEENGVVEGIPVHYSDSDGGVSPNTISVTGEHITAVVHGHRSGDTFDLVPAPDWYGETEVTVTVSDQVNPNDQHSVSFTLTVLSDGVDPAPEPEPEAPKSDSGSFGWFSLLLLGLLAGRRRH, translated from the coding sequence TGAGCAGGTTCCAACAACCATCGATGCGATGGCGCTCTATCAACATCAACAGCAGGCTCAGGCACAGAAAGCAGAACAACAGCTGAGCCCCTTACGACGGGATGGTCTGGCCAACATCCCGATGGTGCCAAAATCCGCGAAGGAAAAGTTTGCGCCGGAGGAGCGATTTGATGGTACGGCCGTCTATATCGTGCAGCTTCAGGATGCTCCCGTCGCCACTTATGACGGCCGCTTACCCGGCCTGGCTGCCACCAGGCCAGCACTGCAGCGTCAGCAGCAGGGGCAGAAGCTCTTTGGGACGGGGACAGCCGGAACCTCCGGCGCGGCGATCAGCGCCTACACCAATCATCTTTTAAGTGCCCAGCAGGAGCTGATTCAGCAGGTTCAGGGGCAGGTACGGCGCCAGTTTACTACCGCCATTAACGCCCTCTCTATCGAGATGACCCAGCAGGAAGCGATGCGGCTGGCTCAGATGCCCGAAGTGGCGTTCGTTCAGCGCTCTCGAAACTATGAGCTGCACACCGACATTGGGCCGGAGCACGTAGGCGCTCCGGGCATCTGGGAGGGCACCACCAGCCATGACGGTGGGCGTTACACCGGCGCCGGTATGGTGGTGGGCATTATCGACACCGGCATCAATACCCGTCATCCCTCCTTTGCGGCAGTGGGGGGCGATGGCTATGTCCACACCAACCCCCGTGGCACAGGCAACTACCTGGGCGACTGCGCCCTGGCCGAGTATGCCGACCGCTGTAACGATAAATTGATTGGCCTGTATACCCACGACTCAATTACGGGTGAGTACGGTGCGGCATCGGGGGCCGAGCCGGTCGGCGAGGACTACAACGGGCATGGCAGTCATGTGGCGAGTACGGTTGCTGGTAACGTGCTCTATGACGTTGATGTGGTGGCGCCGGAGTTTGGCGGCGGTGCTGGCATCCCAATGGGGGTGGCGATGCCGCGCATCTCAGGGGTGGCGCCCCACGCGAACCTGATCTCCTATCAGGTGTGCCACCCGGTCGGTGGCTGTCCGGGGGAGGCGATGCTGTTCGCCATTGAGCAGGCGATCAAGGATGGCGTGGACGTGATCAACATGTCCATCGGTGGCAGTGAGAGCTTCCCCTGGGATGACGCCTTTGAGATGGCGTTCCTCTCTGCCCGTGAGGCGGGGGTTGCCGTGGCGCTGTCGGCCGGTAACGCAGGGGCATCGCGAGGCACTGACTCGATCTATACCGTTGACCATACCTCCCCCTGGGTGTTGAACGTGGCCGCCACCACACATGCCCGCAGCATCGCCATCAGTGGCAAAGCGCTCGAGGGATTGAGCGGTGGGGATGAGAGCCTCAATCCCGGCACCATTGAGGGCGCCGGGATTTCGCCCGCCTTTACCGGCGAATTTGTGCTGGCCGCCGATTTTGGCGACGCCCGTTGTAACAGCCCTTTTGCCCCCGGCACTTTTCTGGAAAACCACATCGTCGTTTGTGAGCGGGGCGACATCGCCCGCATCGAGAAGGCGGTGAATGTTCGTGACGGCGGCGCGGGCGGGTTTGTCCTCTACAACACCTGGGACGAAGGGGACGAGGTGGCGGATGACACCTATGTGATCCCCGGTATCCACCTGACCGCTGAGCAGTACTATGGCGACTGGAATACCCCCGGCCTGCTGCCCTGGCTGCAATCCGGTACCGGCTTGACCGGCACCATCAGTGCGTCCCAGGTAGACCGGGTGGTGAATCCGGAGGACGCAGACTGGCTGGCTTCCTTCTCCTCCCGCGGGCCCTCCAGTACCGTTGAGGAGCTGTTCTCTCCGGGTATCGCGGCACCGGGTGTCGACATCTTTGCGGCCTGGACCGAAACCAACCCCTTTGACCCCTATGGTGACACCCGGGCGTTCAATGCCATCAGCGGAACCTCCATGGCGAGCCCACACGTTGCCGGGATGATGACCCTGATCCGTCAGGCCAATCCGCAGTGGACTGCTGCTGAGGTTCAATCGGCACTGCAGATGACGGCGGACAGCCAGGCGATCAAGACGCCCTATCCGATCTATCCCTACCCCATCAAGGTGGCGGGCATATTCCGCGCTGGCCATGGTTTGGCAAACGTGGAGCGGGCGGTTAACGCCGGGCTGGTGATGGATGAATCAGCGGACAACTTCCGCCGGGCCAACCCCCACAACGGCGGCCGTGTTCGTGACCTGAACCTGCCGCAGATGATCAACAACGACTGTGGCCGGGTGTGCTCCTGGACCCGAACCGTTCGGGCGACCCGGGATGGCAGTTGGGCCGTGGAGTCGGTGGCAGGGGAAGAGCACCCGCTGTTCTGGGATTACGCGCTGGACCCCACCGCCAAGGTCACCATCACGCCAAACCAGTTCACCCTGAAAGCGGGAGAGTCGGTCGACCTGACGGTCTCCGTCGCCTTTTCCGACATCGATCTGGCCTGGTATGACGGGGCCTATCACCACGCCTTCGGGGAGATTCAGTTCAACAGCACTGATGGCCGTAGCCCCGGTGCTTATTGGCCCTATCTGGCCAGTTATGCGGGCAAAGCGCTGCCAAACAGCATTGAGGTGCTGACGCACTCCGATCAGGGGCAGCAGGTGGTGCCGGATGTGTCCCTTGGCGTGCCAGCCGGTGCACTGACCGCTGAGGCGTATGAGCCGGTACCCGCCGAGGTGCATCAGGTGGCGCTGCCGCGCTTGCAGTCCGGCGTTGCCATGGTGGACAGCGAGGGGTTCTGGAACACCGAACTGGATAACGTTCGGGTGTTTGATGTCACCGTTGCCGAGGATACGGCGCTGCTGCGGGCAGAGGTGTTCGGCCGCCTGAGTTCCAGTATCGATGACCCGCTCAACCATTACGCCGATGTCGACCTCTGGGTACTGCGCGATTACGACGGCGATGGTCGCCTGCACCTGTCCGAAGCCATCTGCGCTTCTCAGCTGCCGCAAACCTCCAAGGGGGAGTACTGCAGCATTGAGCACCCCGAACCCGGTACCTACAAGGTGCTGCTGGCGAACTACATACTGTACCCATGGGAGAACGTGGATACTTACGAGTTTGGCATTGTGACGCTGGGCAAAACGCCGGGCCAGACACTGACCACCCGCTTTGACAGCAACGCCGCCAACCCCAAACACTCCGACATCACCATTGAGTGGCACCAGGCACCGGAGCCGGGCCAGACCCTCTACAGCGCCGTCGCGGTGCAGGTTGAGGGGGCTGAGCCGGGGTCGGTCATCATGATGCCGGTGAACCTGCACGGAGGAGAGCCGCTGCTGACCGCCGACGCGTCCCAGAGCGCGGCTCGGGTCGGAGAGATCGTTGAGCTGTCGGTGCTCACTCAGGCCAACCGGACCGGCCAGGATCGGATGGTGGATCTGGCGGTCACCCTGCCGGATGGGCTGGCGCTGATTCCCGGCTCCCTGCCGGACCTCGAAGGTTTGGTCACCACCGAGACCGGCCTCCAGTGGCAGGACGTTCAGGCGGACACTTCCGCAACGCAGGCGCACTACCAGGTCAGCACCAACCTGGATAATCCGCAGTGCCGGACGCCGTGGGCCATCGACTATCCCGATGGTGAGCCGCTGGATGGCAAGTTCGTGGACCTGACCCGATTTGGCTTTGCGCCAAGCTGGGGCACTTTCTACGAGGAGAATGAGTGGGGCTGGGGCAGTTGGGTTCATGATGTGGAGATCCCGACCTTTGCCAATGACTTCCAGCCTTTCGATAACGGCGACTACTTCCGAACCGACAAGGTGGTGTTGAGTTCGCGCGGCTGGGTTCAGGCGGACTACCTGCAGTACAACCCCTGGGACATCGGGCTGCACCAGGTGCAGATGCCGATGCCCGGGGAGGATTACGGCACTCCGCCCGATTTCGTTCTGGCCCCCTGGCATAACGCCCGGCTGGATCCCCTCACCTGGGAGCAGGAGTGGACGCTGTCGATGTATGCCCCGCACTGGGATCCCGCGCTCTCCAGCGGCGTTTACATCGCCTACTACGACCACTACACCCTGCTGAGCTGGAAGGGCGCACAGACCCACGACAAGTCCTGGGACATGGACTGGAATGAGGTGGTGACGCCCCGCGATGACCGCTACGACTTCCAGATGTTTATGCGTGAACACAGCAGCCACGACGAGGGTCAGTTCGAGGTGATCATGGCCTACGACAACCTCGACTTCGGCAGTCAGGATGGCAACGGCGTGATTGGTCTGCGCGGTTACTGGGGCCCGAGAGCTGGCTACAACCCTCTCTATGGCCACAGTGGCGTGGCGTTCGCGGAGGACAATCTGAAAGCCGCTCTGAGTGACGGTCTGGTGGTCTGCTATGACATCGTCAATGACGCCACCAGTCAGGTGCAGTTGGCGTTCCAGGTTGAGGTGACCGACGCGGCCTACGGCAGTGAGCAGCGCGTTGATGTTGAGGCCGAGGTGGGGGGCGTCGGCCTGCTGACCGAGTCGACGACCATCGCGGTGGCCGCCAACATTCTGGTTAAGGCGATCTCCGACCAGGAGGTTGAAGAAAATGGCGTGGTAGAAGGGATCCCGGTGCACTACAGCGACAGCGACGGCGGTGTGTCTCCGAACACCATCAGCGTCACCGGGGAGCACATCACTGCCGTGGTGCATGGGCATCGCTCCGGCGACACCTTCGACCTGGTCCCGGCGCCGGATTGGTATGGCGAAACCGAAGTCACCGTCACCGTCAGTGACCAGGTTAACCCCAATGACCAGCACAGCGTCAGCTTCACCCTGACGGTGCTGTCTGATGGCGTGGATCCGGCACCGGAACCGGAGCCCGAAGCACCCAAGTCGGACAGCGGCAGCTTCGGCTGGTTTAGTCTGCTGTTGCTTGGTCTTCTGGCCGGACGCCGACGTCACTGA